A DNA window from Arachis hypogaea cultivar Tifrunner chromosome 18, arahy.Tifrunner.gnm2.J5K5, whole genome shotgun sequence contains the following coding sequences:
- the LOC112771096 gene encoding protein PAT1 homolog, protein MVDMDVFGAGGNLGGAPTTEDLRQLGGASSENAVFDASQYDFFGKDFVEEVELGGLEDEDGELPPVGFDEEEEIFFNREEGDDLRSTSEVDDLTTTFSKLNKDVSGSSAGLIGEHGSRENSSAAERAHRDDIYNWYDQHDYDSEGGQDLKRWSSQPHNSLALLQESKGLLYRTSSYPDQQQHQHFSSEPIMVPKSSFSSYPHFGGMQQQDSPNQSMGHLNIPFHAGGSQMPMSSPNQSHLPNSQIPLAGLSHGSHFGGNLHQFPSGSPVNNRMPNQWLNQGELYSGDPPNILNNLLQQQLPLHNGSIPPHLVTQMQQQQQQQQQQQRMRPPQPSTGYLPGLQSHLFNPSISSGLPFDQMAGLMELRDQIPKSAQRGRQNFRFPPQGFDISNMKSNIGWPRFRSKHMSTEEIENILRVQLAATHSNDPYVDDYYNQACLAKRSAGAKLRHHFCPNQIRELPLRASTNTEQHAFLQVDALGRVPFSSIRRPRPLLEVDPPNSSPAGGNEQNISEKPLEKEPMLAARVTIEDGLCLLLDVDDIDRFLQFNQLQDGGIQLKRKRQSLLEGLAASLQLVDPLGKTGHTVGLAAKDDLVFLRIVSLPKGRKLLAKYLQLLFPGGELMRIVCMAIFRHLRFLFGGLPSDPVAAETVSNLARVVSKCIREMDLGALSACLAAVVCSSEQPPLRPLGSPAGDGASLVLVSVLEKATELLTDPHAASHYNIANRSLWQASFDEFFGLLTKYCVTKYDSVMQSLLVQGIPNMGGIGSDAARAISREMPVELLRASLPHTDDRQKKLLLDFAQRSMPVVGFNSNGGGNGGHVNSESVLS, encoded by the exons ATGGTGGATATGGATGTGTTTGGAGCTGGGGGTAATCTTGGAGGAGCTCCTACCACAGAGGATCTTAGGCAATTAGGGGGTGCTTCCTCAG AAAATGCAGTATTTGATGCATCACAATATGacttttttggaaaagattttgttGAGGAAGTGGAGTTGGGGGGTTTAGAAGATGAAGATGGTGAATTGCCTCCCGTTGGATTTGATGAAGAGGAGGAGATTTTTTTCAATAGAGAAGAG GGTGACGATTTAAGATCTACTTCAGAGGTTGATGATCTCACAACAACATTTTCAAAG TTGAACAAGGATGTTAGTGGGTCAAGTGCTGGACTCATTGGTGAACATGGATCAAGAGAAA ATTCATCTGCTGCTGAACGGGCACATAGGGATGATATTTATAATTGGTATGATCAGCATGATTATGACAGTGAAGGTGGTCAAGATCTCAAAAGATGGTCATCACAACCACATAATTCATTGGCTCTGTTACAAGAGTCTAAGGGCTTGTTGTATAGAACATCCTCATATCCTGATCAGCAGCAACATCAACATTTTTCTAGTGAACCAATTATGGTGCcaaaatcttctttttcttcttatcctCACTTTGGTGGCATGCAACAACAAGATTCCCCAAATCAGAGCATGGGCCATCTGAATATCCCATTTCATGCTGGTGGGTCTCAGATGCCAATGTCGTCACCTAATCAATCTCATTTGCCTAACTCCCAGATCCCATTGGCTGGCCTTTCCCATGGGTCTCATTTTGGTGGGAATTTGCATCAGTTTCCTAGTGGATCTCCTGTTAATAATCGAATGCCGAATCAATGGCTCAACCAAGGTGAATTATATTCTGGAGATCCTCCCAACATTCTGAACAATTTATTGCAGCAGCAATTACCTCTTCATAATGGATCAATACCTCCTCACTTAGTGACTCAgatgcagcagcagcagcagcaacagcaaCAGCAGCAGAGGATGCGTCCCCCTCAGCCTTCAACAGGATATTTACCTGGTTTGCAGTCCCATTTATTTAACCCTAGTATTTCCTCAGGTTTACCCTTTGATCAGATGGCTGGGCTAATGGAACTAAGGGATCAAATACCAAAATCAGCTCAAAGAGGTAGACAGAACTTTCGGTTCCCCCCTCAGGGTTTTGATATAAGTAACATGAAGAGTAATATCGGATGGCCTCGATTTAGGTCTAAGCATATGTCAACTGAGGAAATTGAGAATATTCTGAGAGTGCAGCTTGCAGCAACTCATAGTAATGATCCATATGTAGATGATTATTACAACCAAGCCTGTCTTGCGAAAAGATCAGCAGGTGCTAAGCTGAGGCATCACTTTTGTCCAAATCAAATAAGGGAACTCCCTCTGCGAGCCTCTACTAATACTGAACAACATGCATTTCTTCAGGTTGATGCTCTAGGAAGGGTTCCTTTCTCATCAATCCGGAGGCCCCGTCCTCTTCTAGAAGTTGATCCTCCAAATTCCTCTCCAGCTGGTGGCAATGAGCAAAATATATCAGAGAAGCCCCTTGAAAAGGAGCCAATGCTTGCAGCAAGGGTCACAATTGAGGATGGTCTTTGTCTTCTTCTTGATGTAGATGATATTGATCGTTTCCTACAGTTTAATCAGCTTCAGGATGGTGGAATTCAGTTAAAACGGAAGCGGCAGAGTCTTCTGGAAGGACTTGCAGCATCACTTCAGTTAGTTGATCCACTGGGAAAGACTGGACATACAGTTGGGCTTGCTGCAAAAGATGACCTTGTGTTTCTCAGGATAGTTTCTCTACCCAAGGGTCGGAAGCTTCTTGCTAAGTATCTTCAGCTGCTTTTTCCAGGTGGTGAGCTAATGCGAATTGTGTGCATGGCAATCTTTCGTCATTTGAGATTCTTATTTGGTGGTCTTCCCTCAGATCCAGTTGCTGCAGAAACTGTAAGTAACCTTGCAAGGGTTGTTTCAAAGTGCATCCGTGAAATGGATCTTGGTGCACTAAGTGCTTGTCTAGCAGCAGTTGTTTGTTCTTCTGAGCAGCCTCCTCTACGTCCACTTGGAAGCCCTGCTGGAGATGGGGCTTCCCTTGTTTTGGTGTCTGTGCTTGAGAAGGCAACTGAACTTCTGACTGATCCTCATGCTGCTAGCCATTATAATATTGCAAATCGTTCCCTTTGGCAGGCTTCATTTGATGAATTCTTTGGCCTTCTGACCAAGTATTGTGTGACCAAATATGACAGTGTCATGCAATCATTGCTTGTTCAAGGTATACCAAATATGGGTGGTATTGGCTCAGATGCTGCCAGAGCTATTAGTAGGGAAATGCCAGTTGAGCTCTTACGGGCCAGTCTACCCCACACTGATGATCGCCAGAAAAAGCTATTGCTTGATTTTGCTCAGCGCTCTATGCCCGTAGTTGGATTCAACAGTAATGGTGGCGGTAATGGCGGCCATGTGAACTCGGAGTCAGTGCTGAGTTGA
- the LOC112769106 gene encoding probable phosphoribosylformylglycinamidine synthase, chloroplastic/mitochondrial, which translates to MVGVKDIGVSEFLQGTCRQSLFLVKKSQNQRSHLLWGTLGNRRRAQGSTWRASSLRCQAQENPRAVVSGAVTSSVEEQPSLVEKPASEVFHLYRVPFIQENAAAELLRDAQTKISNQIVDLQTEQCYNIGLVSQLSSMKLSVLKWLLQETFEPENLGTDSFLDKRGKEGLTVIIEVGPRLSFTTAWSSNAVAICQACGLTEVTRLERSRRYLLYTTSELQDHQISEFASMVHDRMTECVYTQKLTSFETNVVPEEIRYIPVMEKGRKALEEINQKMGLAFDEQDLEYYTKLFKEDIKRNPTNVELFDIAQSNSEHSRHWFFTGKIFIDGQLMNRTLMQIVKSTLQANPNNSVIGFKDNSSAIRGFPVKQLRPVEPGSSCPLSLISRDLDILFTAETHNFPCAVAPYPGAETGAGGRIRDTHATGRGSFVQAATAGYCVGNLNTPGFYAPWEDPSFTYPSNLASPLQILIDASNGASDYGNKFGEPLIQGFCRTFGMRLPSGDRREWLKPIMFSAGIGQIDHHHISKGDPEIGMLVVKIGGPAYRIGMGGGAASSMVSGQNDAELDFNAVQRGDAEMSQKLYRLVRACIEMGDKNPIISIHDQGAGGNCNVVKEIIYPKGAEIDVRAIVVGDHTMSVLEIWGAEYQEQDAILVKPESRELLQSICKREKVSMAVIGTISGDGRVVLVDSLATQKCLSEGLPPPPPAVDLELEKVLGDMPKKSFEFHRVVHEREPLDIAPGTTVIDSLKRVLSLPSVCSKRFLTTKVDRCVTGLVAQQQTVGPLQITLADVAVTAQTFTGVTGGACAIGEQPIKGLLNPKAMARLAVGEALTNLVWAKVTSLSDVKASGNWMYAAKLDGEGADMYDAAISLSEAMIELGIAIDGGKDSLSMAAHAGEVVKAPGNLVISVYVTCPDITKTVTPDLKLEDDGVLLHIDLSKGKRRLGGSALAQAFDQVGDECPDLDDVPYLKKVFEGVQDLITDELISAGHDISDGGLLVCALEMAFAGNRGFTLDLTSRGKSLFQTLYAEELGLVIEVSKKNLSIVMNRLNGVGVSAEIIGQVTIAPSIEVKVDGVSCLKEETTLLRDMWEETSFQLEKFQRLAACVEMEKEGLKHRYEPSWKLSFTPSFTDDKYLSATVKPKVAVIREEGSNGDREMAAAFHAAGFEPWDVTMSDLLNGASSLQEFRGIVFVGGFSYADVLDSAKGWAASIRFNESVLKQFQEFYNRPDTFSLGVCNGCQLMALLGWVPGPQVGGVLGNGGDLSQPRFIHNESGRFECRFTSVTIKDSPAIMFKGMEGSTLGVWAAHGEGRAYFPDKGMLDRTVHSDLAPIRYCDDDGNPTETYPFNVNGSPLGVAAICSPDGRHLAMMPHPERCFLMWQFPWYPKHWDVDKKGPSPWLRMFQNARDWCS; encoded by the exons ATGGTGGGTGTTAAGGATATTGGGGTGTCTGAATTCCTTCAG GGTACCTGTAGGCAATCTTTGTTTTTGGTGAAGAAGTCTCAGAATCAAAGGAGTCATTTGCTTTGGGGTACACTTGGGAATAGGAGGCGGGCTCAAGGTTCAACTTGGAGAGCTTCTTCTTTAAGGTGCCAAGCACAGGAAAACCCTAGAGCTGTGGTTTCAGGGGCTGTGACAAGTTCAGTAGAGGAGCAACCTAGCTTGGTTGAGAAGCCTGCCTCTGAAGTCTTTCATTTGTATCGTGTCCCATTTATTCAAGAAAATGCAGCTGCTGAACTTCTCAGGGATGCTCAAACAAAAATCTCTAATCAGATTGTGGATCTGCAGACAGAGCAATGTTATAATATTGGCCTTGTTTCACAACTTTCAAGCATGAAGCTTTCAGTCCTTAAATGGCTTCTCCAAGAAACTTTTGAGCCTGAGAATCTGGGCACTGATAGCTTTCTCGACAAAAGGGGGAAGGAGGGCTTGACTGTTATAATAGAGGTTGGCCCGAGGTTGTCGTTTACGACAGCATGGTCTTCAAATGCAGTGGCCATTTGCCAAGCATGTGGTTTGACTGAAGTTACCCGTTTGGAACGATCAAGGAGGTACTTGTTGTACACTACAAGTGAATTGCAGGATCACCAAATCAGTGAATTCGCATCTATGGTACATGACAGGATGACTGAATGTGTTTATACTCAGAAGTTAACATCCTTCGAGACCAATGTTGTTCCAGAGGAGATTCGTTATATTCCTGTTATGGAGAAGGGTAGAAAGGCACTAGAAGAGATTAATCAAAAGATGGGTTTAGCCTTTGATGAGCAGGATCTAGAATACTATACTAAACTTTTCAAAGAAGACATAAAGCGGAACCCAACAAATGTGGAGTTATTTGACATTGCACAGTCCAACAGCGAGCATAGCAGGCACTGGTTTTTCACTGGAAAGATTTTCATTGATGGACAGCTCATGAATAGGACTCTTATGCAAATTGTGAAAAGTACTTTACAGGCAAATCCAAATAATTCTGTTATTGGCTTCAAGGATAACTCTAGTGCTATCAGGGGTTTTCCAGTAAAGCAGCTACGACCTGTTGAACCTGGTTCATCATGCCCATTAAGCTTGATATCACGTGATTTAGATATCTTGTTTACAGCTGAAACACATAATTTCCCATGTGCAGTGGCACCTTATCCTGGTGCAGAAACAGGTGCAGGAGGTCGCATTAGAGATACACATGCAACAGGTAGGGGGTCTTTTGTCCAAGCAGCTACAGCTGGTTATTGTGTTGGGAATCTTAACACACCTGGGTTTTATGCTCCGTGGGAAGATCCATCTTTTACATATCCTTCAAATTTGGCATCACCTCTCCAGATCCTTATTGATGCTAGTAATGGTGCATCAGACTATGGGAACAAATTTGGGGAGCCCTTGATCCAGGGCTTCTGTAGAACTTTTGGAATGAGACTTCCTAGTGGAGATAGGCGGGAATGGTTAAAGCCGATCATGTTTAGTGCAGGAATTGGGCAGATTGACCACCATCATATATCAAAGGGAGATCCTGAAATTGGAATGTTGGTTGTGAAGATTGGAGGTCCTGCTTATCGTATTGGAATGGGAGGTGGGGCAGCCTCAAGTATGGTCAGTGGGCAAAATGATGCAGAGCTTGATTTCAATGCTGTACAACGTGGGGATGCTGAGATGTCACAGAAGCTATATCGTCTTGTCCGTGCCTGTATTGAGATGGGGGATAAAAATCCAATTATCAGCATTCACGATCAAGGAGCTGGTGGTAACTGCAATGTTGTAAAGGAAATTATATATCCAAAGGGTGCTGAGATAGATGTTCGAGCCATTGTGGTCGGTGATCATACAATGTCTGTTCTGGAAATCTGGGGTGCAGAGTATCAGGAGCAAGATGCAATCTTGGTGAAGCCTGAAAGTCGTGAGCTCTTACAATCTATCTGTAAAAGGGAAAAGGTTTCAATGGCTGTGATTGGTACTATTAGTGGCGATGGACGTGTTGTATTAGTGGATAGCTTAGCAACTCAGAAGTGTCTATCAGAAGGACTTCCTCCACCTCCCCCTGCTGTGGATCTTGAACTGGAGAAAGTCCTTGGTGACATGCCAAAGAAATCTTTTGAATTTCATCGGGTTGTTCATGAGCGGGAACCACTTGATATTGCCCCTGGGACCACTGTAATAGATTCTTTGAAGAGGGTATTGAGTTTGCCATCTGTCTGTTCAAAGCGCTTCTTAACAACAAAAGTTGATAGGTGTGTCACTGGTCTTGTGGCCCAGCAGCAAACAGTTGGCCCTTTGCAGATTACCCTTGCCGATGTTGCTGTTACAGCTCAAACTTTTACTGGTGTAACTGGAGGTGCATGTGCCATTGGGGAACAGCCAATCAAAGGGTTGTTAAACCCCAAAGCAATGGCAAGATTAGCTGTTGGAGAAGCACTGACAAATCTTGTATGGGCAAAGGTCACTTCCCTTTCTGATGTTAAGGCAAGTGGTAATTGGATGTATGCTGCTAAGCTTGATGGAGAAGGAGCTGACATGTATGATGCTGCCATATCTTTGTCTGAAGCAATGATTGAACTTGGTATCGCTATTGATGGAGGGAAAGATAGCCTTTCTATGGCAGCTCATGCTGGAGAAGTTGTCAAGGCTCCTGGAAATCTTGTAATTAGTGTTTATGTTACTTGTCCTGACATTACAAAAACAGTGACACCAGATTTGAAACTTGAAGACGATGGTGTTTTGCTTCACATTGATTTATCAAAAGGAAAGCGGCGATTAGGCGGATCTGCTCTTGCACAGGCATTTGATCAAGTTGGGGATGAGTGTCCCGATCTTGATGATGTTCCGTACCTTAAAAAGGTCTTTGAAGGTGTGCAAGACCTTATTACTGATGAGCTGATCTCTGCTGGTCATGACATCAGTGATGGTGGGCTGCTAGTTTGTGCCTTAGAGATGGCATTTGCTGGTAATCGTGGATTTACTTTGGACTTGACTTCACGAGGTAAGAGCCTTTTCCAAACACTTTATGCGGAAGagcttgggttggttattgaggTAAGCAAGAAAAATTTGTCCATAGTAATGAACAGATTGAATGGAGTGGGGGTTTCGGCTGAGATCATAGGTCAAGTTACTATTGCTCCATCCATAGAAGTCAAGGTTGATGGGGTAAGTTGTTTGAAAGAAGAAACTACCCTCCTTCGGGATATGTGGGAAGAAACCAGCTTCCAGCTAGAGAAATTCCAAAGGCTGGCAGCCTGTGTAGAAATGGAGAAAGAAGGGCTGAAACATCGATATGAGCCCTCATGGAAGCTGTCCTTTACGCCTTCCTTCACTGATGATAAGTATTTGTCTGCAACTGTTAAACCTAAAGTAGCGGTGATTAGAGAAGAAGGGAGCAACGGAGACAGAGAAATGGCTGCAGCATTCCATGCTGCTGGTTTTGAACCATGGGATGTTACCATGTCTGACCTTCTTAATGGGGCCAGCTCTTTGCAAGAGTTCCGTGGGATTGTGTTTGTTGGTGGATTTAGCTACGCAGACGTACTTGATTCTGCAAAAGGCTGGGCTGCTTCCATTAGATTCAATGAGTCCGTTTTGAAACAATTCCAGGAGTTTTACAACCGTCCCGACACTTTCAGTCTTGGTGTATGCAATGGTTGTCAGCTAATGGCATTGTTGGGATGGGTACCAGGCCCGCAGGTTGGGGGCGTTCTTGGTAACGGCGGCGACCTATCACAGCCAAGGTTCATTCACAATGAATCAGGACGGTTTGAATGCCGCTTTACAAGCGTGACAATAAAGGATTCGCCGGCTATAATGTTCAAAGGTATGGAAGGTAGTACATTGGGGGTATGGGCTGCTCATGGTGAGGGAAGGGCTTATTTCCCGGATAAAGGCATGTTGGATCGCACAGTTCATTCAGATTTAGCTCCTATAAGATATTGTGATGATGATGGCAATCCAACAGAGACATATCCTTTCAATGTGAATGGCTCTCCTTTGGGGGTAGCTGCTATTTGTTCTCCAGACGGGAGGCATCTTGCTATGATGCCTCATCCAGAGCGTTGCTTCTTAATGTGGCAGTTTCCATGGTATCCGAAGCATTGGGATGTGGACAAGAAGGGTCCTAGCCCGTGGTTGCGCATGTTCCAGAATGCAAGAGACTGGTGTTCCTGA